The following nucleotide sequence is from Roseivirga sp. BDSF3-8.
TTTGTAGGATTTTAACCAAACTTAAATGCTTTGGTGCCGGTTATTTATACGAGCCCTGTTTTGCGTAATAGATGACCGGGCTTTATGAGTATTTATCTCTGGAGCTGTAATATTTAAATTCGCTATTTAGCCTTATTCCATTTCCGGATCATTTACCTTTGAATTTATTTTATTATGGCCTTAACAAATATCCGGTTTAAGCGACCGGCCGCTGATGGATTTTCCAAGACCCTCCGTAATCGCGTCAATCATTATTTTTCAGATAACCTGATCAGTAAGAACGGTAATGCTAACATGGTGACGAAGACTGTCTTCATCATGTCTTTATACCTTGTTCCTATTTTTATTTTATATACGGGGCTTATAGAAAGTGCCTGGCTTATCTTCGCTTTGTATATGATAAGCGGTATAGGTATGGCCGGGGTGGGGATGAATGTGATGCACGATGCGATTCATGGCAGCTATACCAAAAGCTCTCAAAAAAACAGGTGGCTGGGTTATACTATGAACCTGATAGGGGCTAATGCTACGGTATGGAAGATTCAGCATAATGTATTGCACCATACCTACACGAATATTGAGGGGCATGATGATGACATTAACCCGCCGTGGTTTCTCAGGTTTTCACCAAACAGCCGCTGGAATGCTATACATAAATACCAGCATCTTTATACCTGGTTCTTTTATGGACTATCCACTATTTCCTGGATCACGAGCAAAGACTTTGTGAGGTTAACAAGGTATAAAAAGCTGGGCTTTGTGAAAGGTAAAAATGCCTATAGAAACACGTTGATCAAGGTTATTGGCTGGAAAGCTCTTTACTTTTTCTACACGCTCATATTACCTATCATTTTGCTGCCTGTATCTCCTCTTGTGGTGATCGGTGCTTTTCTCACCATGCATTTTATGACGGGCCTTATCATAAGTGTGGTTTTTCAGACTGCTCACGTTATGCCGGAAACTGAATTTAATATGCCCGATCATAATGATACGATTAGTGAGGAATGGCTGGCCCACCAGGTAAGGACTACGGCTAACTATTGCCCGAGAAGTAAGGTGTTTTCGTGGCTCATCGGCGGGCTTAATTACCAGATAGAGCACCATCTGTTTCCTAATATCTGCCATGTGCACTATGAAAAGATCTCACAGATAGTCAGGACTACGGCAGAGGAATTTGACATTCCTTACCAGTCTTATCAGAGTTTTGGTGCTGCGCTGAAGCAGCACTACAGGATGTTGCGGGTGCTGGGGAATGCACGGGCTAATTCACTATCAATGAATAACTAAATACCATATGAAAATAATTAGAAGCTGGAGAGAGATAAAGGTCATGATGAAGTACCACTTTCCTGTTCTTACGGAAAACGATTTTATTATTGAAAATGATGATAGGGAAGGTATGCTTACGAATCTGGCGATGAAGCTACGTAAAAGCCGGCCGGACCTGGATAGGGTTATGGCTGATCTGCAGCGCTTTTAAACGACCTTTCTATAATCCTGAGATAGGGGTATGATATAGAAAAAGCCACCTCCCATCACGGGAAAGTGGCCTTTAACAGCTTTTTCAGCATGAATGGCTAAGGGACAATTAACCATTCCACTAACGATACATCATAGTTTCTTCAGCCCTTTTGTTTCACCTTTTTCGGCTTCTTTAAAGCTGATGGCGTACCCTCCGCCCGGTGCTACGTATTGGGATAGCTTCGATTTGCTGGTCACTACGTATTTGTTGATGGTGTAGGCCTGCGGGTTTGTTTTATAGTGCGCATCTTTGGCATCGGCGTAGATGGTGGCGATGTACTTCCTGCCTTTTTCCAGAAAATCCAGGTCCACCGTTGAGGTACGGGCTTCGTATCCGCCCACGCTTCCCATAAACCACTGGCCGCTGTCTTTTGCTTTGCGGGCTACGGTGATGTATTGCCCTGGCTCGGCCTCCAGGTACTGGCTCTCCTGCCAGTCTATGGCTACGTCTTTTATGAACTGGAAGGCATCGGGAAAGCGCATGTAGTTTTCAGGCAGGTCAGCGGCCATCTGCAGCGGGCTGTACATGGTCAGGTACAGCGCAAGCTGGTTAGCGAGGGTGGCATTGACGTGCGATTGATTATTAGGGTTCAGCTTGCTGATGTCCATCTCGAATATGCCTGGTGTGTAGTCCATAGGGCCACCGATGAGGCGGGTAAAGGGGAGGATAGCTACGTGATTGGCTTTGCTGCCGCCAAAGGCCTGGTACTCTGTACCGCGGGCGGACTCATTACCGATGAGGTTAGGCCAGGTGCGGGCTACGCCGGTAGGTCTTACTGCCTCGTGCGCATTGACCATGATCTCATACTCTGCCGCTTTCTTTACTGCGTAGAGGTAGTGGTTTACCATCCACTGGCTGTAGTGGTATTCACCGCGGGGCAGTATGTCTCCTACATACCCGCTTTTCACAGAGTTATAGCCATGGTCTTTCATGAACTGGTAGGCTTTGTCCATATGGCGCTCGTAGTTACGTACCGAGCTGGATGTCTCGTGGTGCATCATCAGTTCCACGCCGTTGTCGGCTGCATATTGCTGCAGTTCTTCCACATCAAAGTCGGGGTAGGGGGTGACAAAGTCGAAGACGTAGTCTTTTGAATTACCGAACCAATCTTCCCAGCCAATATTCCAGCCTTCCACAAGCACTGCATCGAAGCCATGCTCAGAGGCGAAATCAATGTATTCCTTCACATGCTCTGTATTGGCAGCGTGTCGACCATTCGGCTCTACCTTGCTAAAGTCGGTTTCACCTATCTGTACAGAGGGTAATTTACTTGTATAGTTCCATGAACTCTTGCCGGTGATCATTTCCCACCATACGCCTACATACTTTATGGGTCGTATCCATGAGGTGTCGTCTATTTTGTTAGGTTCATTCAGGTTATAGGTGATCCTGCTGGCGAGTATGTCGCGGGCATCATCGCTGACGATAATGGTGCGCCATGGGGTGCTTGTGGGCGACTGCATGTATGCCTTGTCGCCATTGGCATCCGGTGTAAGCCATGATTCAAATACCATTGTCTTATCATCCAGGTTCAGGTGCATGGCAGGGAAGTCCACCAGGGCTGCCTCGTGCAGGTTTATGTACAGGCCATCGGCAGTTTTAAGCTGCAGGGCGGTTTGCACGCCGGTAGGGGAAAAAGGGGTCTGAGAGGCATTTTCAGTTACCGCCTCGTCCATTTTGCCGCGGATCTCGGACAGTTTGGAGGTAGTGTAGTCATACTCCTGGGTGTCATAATCACCTGCAATCCAGAAGGCAGTGTGGTCACCGGTCATAGCAAACTCGGTCTTTTCATCTGCAATGATGAAATAGGCCAGGTCGCGCTGCCGGGGAAATTCATAGCGAAAGCCGAGGCCATCATCAAAGAGACGAAAACGGATGCTCATGGTACGCCTGGCAGGCTTATCCTGGCTGAGGGTCACTACGAGTTCGTTGTAATGATTAGATATGGTGGCTTCCTCTCCCCAGACGGGGTTCCATGTTTCATTTACTGTGTTTTGCTCTGTATTTTCGAGGGTAAATCCTTCTGCAAGAGAGCCTTTGTTTTTAGTGATAAGGCCCAGCTTACTGGGCTTGATGACTTCTTTTCCTTTATAAGAAAGTGAATAGTAGGGTACTCCTCCATCCTGTAGGTTAAAACGCATAGTCAGGTCGCCATCCGGAGAGCTTAACTCCTGTGCGTACAGGCCGGCCGAAGCAAGAAATGTCATTAAAAATGAAAAAAGTTTACGCATTGGTAATTCGATAATTAGCAATTGAGATAATGTGGACCCTTCCATACACATCTACCCTTAAAGGGAAGGGCCTCTTGTCACAGACTTCAAATATAGGCGAAATTCTTTAAGCCGGTCCTTATCTTTGGCTGCAGCAGTTTCGCGGGGCCATGCGCCTTATCCCTTCCAACGTTTATCAGAAAATGAAATGGTTTTGGTTTCAGGCATAATTTGATGTTTTCACGCTAAAATGCGAGCACTCATAACCATTATAGGGCCTGATTCAGAGATTGTTTTTGCGAAAACGGTCTTATCATTTATTAAACCGATTCTTTTAAAATTTATAATATAAAAATATAGTATTTAATTAAAATAGTGCTATTTAATTTTTTCAGGTGTGTGAAAATGGGTATTTTCCCTATGTAAAAAAACACTCAAGAAACACGCTTCAATGAAGAAACTATTCCCACCTATTCTGCTAGTTGTTGCCGGCATGCTACTCATGGGTCTGTCTTTTTTTGAAACCGGAAAATCGGGTAAGATCGATATGGAGATCGTTAAAACCCCGATCGTAATGCCGGCTGCCCATAAAGTATATGGTAACCCCGAAGCCCTTGGCGGTAAATACTATTTGTTTAAATCGAAGATCACGAATAACCGGAGCAACGCTCTTGAAGATGTGGTCATAAGGTACAGGATACCTGGCCTGGTAGAATGGACTGAACTGGAGACAGTGGGTGAAATGCTGCCGGGGCAGAGTGCCGTGGTTACGTGCTACCCTAAATTCGAAAAGAATGTAACGGAAAAAACCACCGAGTCTATTGAAACGGCTGAAATAGAAATAGACTGGAGAGGAGCCTCTGACGATGATCTGATAGAAGAATCATTCTCATTCAAAATGCTGAGCCGAAATGACTTTGCCTATACCAGCATACCTTCTGACGAAGTAGCGGGATGGAGTGATATGTTTGACAATGATGAATTGGTAGCCTGCTTTGTTACTCCAAGTGACCCTGTAGTAAAATATTACACCCAGATCATTCAGGAGAAAGTATTGAAAGGAGAAGCGGCAGGCATATCCCAAAACCCGGAAATGGCCGTGAAGTTTATGATGGGGCTATATGATGCCACTCTTATGTCTCATATGGTATACTCCAGTACAAAGGGTATCCCCCAGTCGCTGGACGATGTGCAGACCATGGTGCAGCATGTGAGGCTCCCGCGTGAGGTAATTACGGGTAATACGGGCCTGTGTATAGAGCTTAGCACCCTTTATGCGAGTGTGATGTCTGCAGCAGGAATTGACCCGGTCATTTTTATGATACCCGGTCATGCTTATCCGGGCTTTAGAATGAACGGACAGTATTATGCGATAGAGGCTACCGGTATCGGGGGGGAAGGCTTAGGGAATATAGCTAATAGCCAGGAAGCTCTTAAGGCGGGTATGAAGCAACTGGATGAGTTTATCAAAATGACTCAAATGGGGGACCCACGGTACAACCTTGTGGATATTCATGGTGTAAATAGCCAGGGGGTTACAAGCATGGATCTGGCCGATAACGATTTTTTGAGGAAGAAAGTAGACGATATTGCCAAGAACTTTTCCACCTCCCGGGAGGCTAACCGGTATACTGTATCTAATACCACGCCTAATAGTACCAGTAGCCGCAGACCTTCTGATACCAGTAGTAGTACGGCCAGATACCCCGGCCCTTTATCTTTTACTATACCGTCTGGCTGGCAGACGTACTCACGCCCTTCTCCGCAAATGCCCGTGCTGACTGCCCAGGTGGCCTCTCCCGACATGATGGCAAATGTGTCAGTTTTCGATATACCTGCGAGCGACCCCGGCTCTGCTATGAATGTGCTCAACCAATACTTCTACAACTTGGGAATGGAGCTTCAGTACAGCGACGAGGGAGGGTACATAGCCGGCAAGACGTATAGCACAAACGGTACGTTTACCTGGAAAGGAAAGATGGCTCCGATACAGGGAGGCTACAGGTTTGTGGCGGTAGGAGCTAATGACATGGTATATAGCCAATACAGCGGCATGATCAACCGGGTATTTAACAGTATTAAATAAAACAGACATGAAATATATTCTCATAATCCTATGCCTGGCTGTTTCTTTTACCTCATATGGCGAGGATATTCTGAAGCAAAAGATTGAAATGCGCATCGATTCTATCGGCGATGCCCGGGTAGTGGTCTCTATGAATATGAATGCCAACCAATGGCAGGTATGGAACCAAACCTACGGAAATAATCCGGCTATGCTTAAAAGAGCGATGGAACGGCAACTTCCCGGCTACTTTATGGATGATTACAACCTGGAAAAAGATGATATGAACCGGTCGTTTACCTTTTCATTTACGGCGTACGGTGTGTGTAAGGTAGATAAAAAAGGACGCTGGATACTGGAAACGGAGGATGAAAACCCTGATATAACGGAGCTGTCGGAAAACAAATACATGCTGGTAACGACTGAAAACAGTGGAGGTGTGCCTATACAGCAGACTCAGATCATCACGTTTCCCGATGGGGCAGAAGGTATTGAAATAGACAAAGACAGCTTTAACAAAACCCAGTTTGAGTTTAAAATGGCGGAAGTGGGGGGAGGCGTTGCCTCTACGTTCTGGATAGGACTGGCCTTGGCGGCAGCAGGCATGGTTTGGGGTGGAGTGGTCTTTCGTAAAAAATAGCGTAGATTCTTCTTAAATGCCTGAAATGCCTGGTGTGAAACACCGGGCATTGTTTTGTCTGAGGTAAAATAATGGGAGGGGAAAGGAGCTTATATTCTCATCCGGCCAGTGATCGTGCCCTGCCAAACAACCTGACGTTTGCCAGGTTTGTACACTAGCCTAATCCGGACCACCTGATCATCTTTTCCAACCAAAAGTAGTATGAGTTTTTACCAAGTATTCGACTTCCTGCGTGAGCTGCAGGCTAATAATAACAAGCAGTGGATGGACGGGCACCGTGATGAGTATGAGGCTGCGCGGGACTATGTGATCCGATGGACGAATGAGTTGAACGAGGCTCTTGCGGCTGCGGATGATGCTTTTATGCCTGTGGAAGGCAGAAAGGCGATCAGCCGTATCAATAATAACCTTATGTACCACCCTGATAAACCTATCTACAAAGACTACTTCGGGGTGGAACTGAATATATCGGGCGGCCCGAGTACCTTTTACCTGCAAATGAGTCTGCGTAATAACCTGGTGGGGGGCGGCATGTATAAGCCTAAGAAGGAAAACCTGGATAAGATCAGGGCGGCGATAGATTATGATGGGGAGAAGCTGAAGAAGATCATCAATAAAAAGTCTTTTAAAGAGATGTTTGGCGAGTTGGACAGCAAACATAAGCTGAAAACAGCTCCTAAGGGCTACAGCCAGGAGCATCAGCATATAGACTTACTGCGGCTGAAGAGCTTTGCCGTTATGTACGGCACTACGCAAAAGGAGATAGCTGCTGACGGGTTCATTGATAAGGTGACTGAAATTTACAAGGAGATGATGCCCTTCGGGCAATATTTTAACCGTGCCCTATCTGTCTAATAGCGGCGGGTGAATTGTGGGGGTATGTATAACGGATGGTGATTTATGACATTCGGTTATTCGGTAAATCTGTTATTCTATTACTTCTGATTCACTCATTCCCGCATTCGCTCTGATGGTATTTAACTTCACGGAAGATGAAGCTGCGTGCCTACGGCACTCAGGGTTACTTTGGCTTAATTAGACTACAAAGACGACGTCCCGATGGGACTGGGATGGGCTTAACGTCAGCAGTTGAGCACTTTTTAGAGTGGGTGCGGCCTGGCGCGTGCCTCTGGCAAAAGGTTGGCTCAGCCTAAGTAGTTTACCGAAATGGCGATCCCGCCCCTGGTTTTGGTGCTGTTATGACGTTACGTCATCATGGTGGTAGACGGAACAAGTCGCGATGAATCGCGCCTCTACAGGGGTGGATGGCGAACTAGGGTCTACTACGACAGCCCCGTTATTCAATAATTGTGTGAATCTGTTATTCAATTATTGTAGCATTCACTCATTCTTGCATTCAACATTCACTCATTAGTACTCTCTGACATCCCCCGACCCCGCCCCTGGTTGGTAAATTTCTTCGAAATTTATCCAACCGGTCCCCTTCAGTCAGCTGACTGATGGGGAATTTCTTTACTGCTAGCTAATTACAGGTCATTACATCCTTAGCTTGACGGCATGCCATGGAGTGGGGAACGGTTTTGTTGCTGTTATGACGTTTCGCCAGTATGGTGGTAGACGGAACAAGTCGCGATGAATCGCGCCTCTACGGGGGGGATGGCGAACTAGGGTCTAGTACGACAGCCCTGTTATTCAATAATTCTGTGAATCTGTTATTCAAAATCAGTTTTCTGCCAGACGGAACAAGTCGCGATGAATCGCGCCTCTACAGGGGGGATGGCGAACTAGGGTACTACGACAGCTCTATTATTGAATAATTGTGTGAATCTGTTATTCGATTATTGTGGCATTCACTCATTAATAATGACCTTCTCCATCTGCACATTACAGCGCTTATAGAGTCCGTCCTTATGCTCTATTTCTGTGAAGCCTAACTTTTTGTAAAGGGAAATGGCAGGTTCAAGCTTAGAATTGCTTACGAGGAAAATCTTTTTAGCCCCCAGGGACTTAGCTTTTTCTATTATTGCCTGGCCTAGTATTTTGCCAATGCCTTTGCCCTGAGCGGATGGATCTACGGCCATTTTCGCGAGTTCATAGTCGTACCCTTTTTCGTTTTTTACTACGAGGGCACAGACCCCGACGGGCTTATCTCTCTCTAATGCCACCAGTATGTGTCCGCCTTTATCCAGTATATACTTTTCCGGCTCTTCCAGCATCCGCTGGTCAGTTTCCTCCATCTCAAAGTATTCGTTTATCCAGCGTTCATTCAGCGATTTGAAGGCGGATTGATATGCGGAAGTATAGGCTACTATCTGTAGGTCATCAGACTTGCCAGGGGTGATTAAATATGCTTCTTGTCTCATTATTAACAGCCTTATATGATTCTATATGATTAAATTTAATGATAAGGTTGAGAATTCCAGAGCTGGCATCCTGCAAATAGCGAGTGAAACTCACTTATAATGCCCTTCTGCCAGACGGCACAAGTCGCGATGAATCGCGCCTCTACAGGGGGGATGGCGAACTAGGGTCTACTACGACAGCTCTATTATTCAATTATTGTGGCATTCACTCATTCTTGCATTCATTATTCACTCATTAGTAGTCTCTGACATCCCCCGACCCCGCCCCTGGTTGGTAAATTTCTTCGAAATTTATCCAACCGGTCCCCTTCAGTCAGCTGACTGATGGGGAATTTCAGTACTGCTAGGTAATTACAGGTCATTGCATCCTTAGCTTGACGGCTATGTTATGGGGTGGGGAATGGTTTTGGTACAATTATGACGTTTCGCCAGTATGGTGGTAGACGGCACAAGTGGCGATGAATCGCGCCTCTACAGGGTGGATGGCGAGCTAGGGTCTAGTACGACAGCCACCTTATTCAATAATTCTATTAATCTATTATTCAATTATTGTAGCATTCACTCATTATTTCACATCCTCCCACCAGGGATCGAAGGTCTGATCGGGGTCGTTGAGGTCTACCACTTCGCCTATGCGTGGTGTTACCAGCGGAAAGCCGTAGGCTTCATTCAGTTCTGTCACGTGCCTCATGGGTTGGTCCCAAGGGTGCATAGCGAGTACAAACTTGGCGTTGTGCACGGGGAATACCCGCTTTGCCTGCAGGTCGGTAGCCGCTTTCAGCAGTTGAGGGGGCAGCATGTGTATGGCCTCCCAGGCTTCGTTATATTGTCCGTTTTCCAGTATGGCGAGGTCCACGGGGCCGAATTTCTCGCCTGTCTCCGCAAAGTGGGTGTCATAGCCACTGTCGCCGCCTATGTAGATCTTTAGCGAAGGGGTTTCCAGTACATAGGCCTGCCACAAGGTGTTATTTCGCTTGAAGGTCCTGCCTGAAAAGTGTCTTGAGGGCACCGTGTGCACCCTGAAGCCTTCTGCCAGCTCCACGGTTTCGTGCCAGTTCTTTTCAATCAGCTTATCTGCGGGGTAGCCCCAATGCTCGAAGTGCGATCCGACACCCAGGCCGCATATAACGGCCCCTACTTTGTCTTTTAGCTTCAGGATGGTCTCATAGTCCAGGTGGTCATAGTGGTCGTGGCTTATGAAGAGGTAATCTATCGGCGGCAGGTCATCCACCCCATAGGTATTTGCGCCTTCAAATGCCTTTACAGAGCCGGGCACGGGGGAGGCGTTGCCGCTGAAGACGGGGTCTACCAGAAAGCGCATGCCGTCTATTTGCATATAGTAGGATGAGTGGCCGAACCATACCAGCACATTCTCTCCGGCAGGTAGCTTCTCCAGGTCAGTACCTACATTTGGTATCGGGCCCTCGGGCTTGCGGCGGGGATGGTCTTTAAATAGTTGCTTGTACAATATGCCGCCCATAGAGTGCCCTTCGGTAAGGGTGGGGGTATGGTGTATGTTTTGAAACTGTCCGTCGCGGTAGTTGTCGGACTGTTCGATAAGCTGCTGGCGGTTACCGTCGGGGCTTTTACCAAATTTTGCTAAGCGCATGTATAGGAATATGAATAGAGTGAGCACAAGTATGAGGGCCAGCATCCAAAGGAGTGCTTTTTTCAGAACCCGTAGAAATCGCTTCACGATGATATAAGTAAATGATCAGACTAAATGCCCCGCTTTGGCAGGGCCTTTTTTAGCATACGGTTTTATCTGCCCTTACGATACGTATTTGAGACATGTCCGATAACTTTCCCCAAAATATCCTCACTGCTAAGGTTTGCAGCAGGCCTTAGTCTTCATTTTAGCCTATCTGCCTGTTTCAGCCATTTTTCATTCGCAGCCATATTATGCCTCCCGAGGCCATGGTGAGTACGGCTATTGCCCCCATAGAGGCGCTAAGGCCCAGCCAGGTAGCTACCAGACCGGTAATAAGTGCCCCTGCGGCGTAGCCCAGGTCCCGCCAGAGCCGAAAGATACCTATGCTTTTGGCGCGCTGGGCCGGGTGGCTGTGTGCTGCTATGGCTGCCAGAAAGGTAGGGTACACCACCGCAGTGCCCGCGCCCAGCAGGGTGCTCAGCAGTACAAATGCCAGGTAGCTTTGCGCAAAGGCCATGGCCAGCAGGGTAAGGCCCTGCAGCAGCATGCCCATGAAGAGCAGGCGCTTTTTAGGGTATATGTCTGCCAGCTTTCCGGTTACCAACTGTCCAAGCCCCCACACGGCGGGGTAAAAGGCCACGACCTGGGCGGTTTCTGCCAGGGTAAATCCCTTGGCTGTCAGCAGCAGGGGCAGGAGCCCCCATACCATGCCATCATTGAGGTTATTTACGAGCCCCGCCTGCGTTACCGCGCCCAGATTTCTGTTACGCCAGGTAGTATCCCAAAATACTTCCTTCAACCTGGCCATGCCCGTGCTCTCAGCTTCCTGCTTCACATGCGCTGCGGTGTCTTTCACGAAAAAGATACTGCTCAGCAGCCCCGTAAGGGCAAAGCCTAGGCCGAGGTAAAAGGGGTAGGGGCGCAGCCCGTATTCGGAGGCTATCCATCCTGACAGAAAGGCTACTGCGCCCACTGCCAGGTAGCCTGCGGACTCATTAAGCCCCATGGCCAGGCCGCGGTCCTTTTCACCGGCCAGGTCTATTTTCATTACTACGGTACTGGACCACGCCAGCCCCTGGTTTATGCCCAGCAGCACATTGGCTGCCACCACCCAGTGCCAGTGGGGGGCATAGATCAGTAGGAGGGGCACTGGCAGGCCAAAGAGCCAGCCCCACACCAGGAGCCGCTTGCGGCCCAGGGCATTGGCCCATGTCCCTGCCATGTAGTTCGTGAGCGCCTTCGCCACTCCAAACACGCCTATAAAGGACAGCACGGCCGTGCCTGCGGCCACCCCGTAGTCCGCTTCGGCTATGAGGGGCAACAGGGTACGCTCCAGGCCCACCATAGCCCCTACAAAGGCATTGATCACCACCAGCAGGGTAAACTGCCGCCAGTTCTCCTTCAGCCCCCGCCTTACCTGCTTTTCCCTTAACATACGGCAAAGCACGGAAGCGGGGACGCCGCATCCTTTTACATATGATAAAAAATCAGGCCAGGCTGCTACGTATCCGGCTCAGGCTTACCTGCGTTATGCCGAGGTAGGAGGCGACATGCTTGAGGGGGATGGTTTGCACCACCTCCGGCGATTTTTCCAGCAGGCTGCGGTAGCGCTCCTCTGCCGTGCTAAACTGCAGATCCTCCAGCCGGTGCAGGGCCTCCACATAGGAGCGCTCCACCATCTTGCGAAACAGCCGCTCTATGCTGTGGTGCACATCGAACAGGGCATAAAGGGGCCCCGCAGGTATGGCCACAAAAGCCGTGTCCGTTACCGCCTGTATTGCCTTCTGGCTCGCCTGGCCGGTAAACAGGCTCTCTGCGCGTATGATCATGTCATGGGCAAAGGCAAAGTACTCGGTCACGTCACGGCCCTCCTTGTAGTAGTAGATGCGCGCTGCGCCCTCCTGCACAAAGTAGATGGTGCGGCAGGTCTGCCCTATGTGCTGCAAATCCTCATTTTTACCTACCTTTACTACCTCACACAGGGCCGCTATGGCCTCTTCTTCCGTTTCCGACAGTGACTGGATGGTGCCCAGGTGCCTAAGCAGGCTTTTCGTATTAGCAGGTATGGTCATAAGGAGCGGCTTTTTGCGTCTTCCCACAAAAGTACAAAAAATAGCCCTTTAGGGTTATCCACATTACCCCAGAGGATACCCACGGGATACCCATACCATACCCATAGGGTGGGTATACAGTGCATAAAGAAAAAGTGCAAAAATACGAAGAGCGTAACAGGCTACAGAGAATAGGAAGGGGAGGGGATGGACATGGGGCAGATATGCCGTTTTATCCCTCACGCAAAGCACCGGATTTCTTCACTGCTAGCTCCCATGATAATTGAGGTGGGTGAAGTGGAGGCTTCCCCTAAAGGTTCTAGGGTGCCGGCAAATCTTACCTACTAATACATCATTCTATCAGGAACTGCTTTAATTGACGTATTGCTTACGATATGCAATTTGGAAGAAGGGTATTATTGTTCTCTTTAATAATTTTTTAAAGGCGATTTTTGTGTAGTTTCAATAGGGATTAGAATAAAAAGGGCCGCATTTATGTCTAATAACATTTCTGGGAAATATTGGAATTCAAGCTATCTAAAACGCTACTTGCCTGCTTAAGATAATGTACTAGAGAATCTAACCCCATACTTAACCTTCGGGAATTAACGTTTATGCTATCTTCAATAGGTTTTGGGTAATAACAATTATCTATCAATTTTAGCTGAGTACCATATACTTGCTTTTTCCCCTGATTAATTCTAACCCTATCAGTTAAATAGGCATAATCTTCTTTAAGGACATTGTTGCCTGAAAGGCCTTTTTCCATTCGATTCAAAACAGAAATTTGAAATTCAGGATTATTATCACAATGCTGTACTACTAACCAAAATTGATGAGAATGTTTTTGGGAAACTTTATTCAGATAAGGAAAGCCACAGTCATAAAATATTTCTTCAACGAAAAAGCAATTTTCGTGAGTTAGACTATCACGAATATAATTTAATTTGGCTTTTGATATTATATTGAAATTTTCGATATAAAACTTCTGAATATTCTGATCATTTAGGTAGGCACTCTCTATCTTACTCACCATAGTTTCCTGACAATTTATTTCTTGAGAGAAAATTACAGTACAGAATTGTACGATAAATAGAGTTATCGGGAAAAACATTCTTCCAGGTTAATTAAACGGGTTGTCACTAGGATTAGACCATTCAGCATTGTATGGGTCATAACTACACTTAGAAGGTTTTGCGTACTTCTCATTATCAATAGTGAAAGCTCTGCAATCAGTACAGATATAACGGAACTCACAATCCTGACAAACAGCTATCTGATCCTTATTTATCAACCAAAATTCTCTCAAGGATTCATCAACCACTGCATCTAGAAGGCTTATTTCGTTAATATGTCCAGATTTGTAGGGGGTTGATGGACAGTTTCGTATAAATCCATCAATATCAACGGAGATTTTACCTA
It contains:
- a CDS encoding DUF2461 domain-containing protein is translated as MSFYQVFDFLRELQANNNKQWMDGHRDEYEAARDYVIRWTNELNEALAAADDAFMPVEGRKAISRINNNLMYHPDKPIYKDYFGVELNISGGPSTFYLQMSLRNNLVGGGMYKPKKENLDKIRAAIDYDGEKLKKIINKKSFKEMFGELDSKHKLKTAPKGYSQEHQHIDLLRLKSFAVMYGTTQKEIAADGFIDKVTEIYKEMMPFGQYFNRALSV
- a CDS encoding MBL fold metallo-hydrolase, which translates into the protein MKRFLRVLKKALLWMLALILVLTLFIFLYMRLAKFGKSPDGNRQQLIEQSDNYRDGQFQNIHHTPTLTEGHSMGGILYKQLFKDHPRRKPEGPIPNVGTDLEKLPAGENVLVWFGHSSYYMQIDGMRFLVDPVFSGNASPVPGSVKAFEGANTYGVDDLPPIDYLFISHDHYDHLDYETILKLKDKVGAVICGLGVGSHFEHWGYPADKLIEKNWHETVELAEGFRVHTVPSRHFSGRTFKRNNTLWQAYVLETPSLKIYIGGDSGYDTHFAETGEKFGPVDLAILENGQYNEAWEAIHMLPPQLLKAATDLQAKRVFPVHNAKFVLAMHPWDQPMRHVTELNEAYGFPLVTPRIGEVVDLNDPDQTFDPWWEDVK
- a CDS encoding fatty acid desaturase — its product is MALTNIRFKRPAADGFSKTLRNRVNHYFSDNLISKNGNANMVTKTVFIMSLYLVPIFILYTGLIESAWLIFALYMISGIGMAGVGMNVMHDAIHGSYTKSSQKNRWLGYTMNLIGANATVWKIQHNVLHHTYTNIEGHDDDINPPWFLRFSPNSRWNAIHKYQHLYTWFFYGLSTISWITSKDFVRLTRYKKLGFVKGKNAYRNTLIKVIGWKALYFFYTLILPIILLPVSPLVVIGAFLTMHFMTGLIISVVFQTAHVMPETEFNMPDHNDTISEEWLAHQVRTTANYCPRSKVFSWLIGGLNYQIEHHLFPNICHVHYEKISQIVRTTAEEFDIPYQSYQSFGAALKQHYRMLRVLGNARANSLSMNN
- a CDS encoding GNAT family N-acetyltransferase, which encodes MRQEAYLITPGKSDDLQIVAYTSAYQSAFKSLNERWINEYFEMEETDQRMLEEPEKYILDKGGHILVALERDKPVGVCALVVKNEKGYDYELAKMAVDPSAQGKGIGKILGQAIIEKAKSLGAKKIFLVSNSKLEPAISLYKKLGFTEIEHKDGLYKRCNVQMEKVIINE
- a CDS encoding glycoside hydrolase family 97 protein, with translation MRKLFSFLMTFLASAGLYAQELSSPDGDLTMRFNLQDGGVPYYSLSYKGKEVIKPSKLGLITKNKGSLAEGFTLENTEQNTVNETWNPVWGEEATISNHYNELVVTLSQDKPARRTMSIRFRLFDDGLGFRYEFPRQRDLAYFIIADEKTEFAMTGDHTAFWIAGDYDTQEYDYTTSKLSEIRGKMDEAVTENASQTPFSPTGVQTALQLKTADGLYINLHEAALVDFPAMHLNLDDKTMVFESWLTPDANGDKAYMQSPTSTPWRTIIVSDDARDILASRITYNLNEPNKIDDTSWIRPIKYVGVWWEMITGKSSWNYTSKLPSVQIGETDFSKVEPNGRHAANTEHVKEYIDFASEHGFDAVLVEGWNIGWEDWFGNSKDYVFDFVTPYPDFDVEELQQYAADNGVELMMHHETSSSVRNYERHMDKAYQFMKDHGYNSVKSGYVGDILPRGEYHYSQWMVNHYLYAVKKAAEYEIMVNAHEAVRPTGVARTWPNLIGNESARGTEYQAFGGSKANHVAILPFTRLIGGPMDYTPGIFEMDISKLNPNNQSHVNATLANQLALYLTMYSPLQMAADLPENYMRFPDAFQFIKDVAIDWQESQYLEAEPGQYITVARKAKDSGQWFMGSVGGYEARTSTVDLDFLEKGRKYIATIYADAKDAHYKTNPQAYTINKYVVTSKSKLSQYVAPGGGYAISFKEAEKGETKGLKKL